The Usitatibacter rugosus genome segment CCTCGCGGCGATGGGCGTGGGCTCGTACGTCTCGAAGTACGTGACGAGCGGACTGATCGTGCGCTTCATCGACGTGGAGCTGATGATCGCGGTGCTGGGCGGCTTCTCGGCGGCGGTGATGTTCCTCTCGTTCGCCTATGCCGGGCCGGGCTTCCGCGTGGTGCTCTACGGGATCGTGGTGCTGGTGGGCATGCTCGTGGGCCTCGAGATCCCGCTCGTGATGCGGATCCTGCGCGACCGCCTCGGCTTCAAGGACCTCGTGGCGCAGGTGCTGACGTTCGACTACCTGGGCGCGCTCGGTGTGTCGATTGCTTTCCCGCTCCTGCTCGCGCCGCGGCTGGGGTTGATCCGCACCGCGTTCCTCTTCGGGCTGATGAACGCCGTCGTGGCCGCGTGGGCCGCGTGGGTGTTTCGCGATCGGCTCGCCGGCCGTGCGTCGGGCGTGGCCGCGCGCTGCGCCGTCGTGATCGCGCTGCTGCTGGGCGGCTTCATGTTCTCCGAAGAGCTCACGAAGCTCTCCGAGGACCGCCTGTACGTGGACCAGATCGTGCACGCGGAATCGAGCCGCGCGCAGCGCATCGTCGTGACCCGCTGGCGCGACGACTGGCGCCTGTACCTGAACGGCAACCTGCAGTTCAGCTCCATGGACGAGTACCGCTACCACGAGGCGCTGGTGCATCCCGCGCTCGCCACCATGCCGCACGCACGGCGCGCGCTGGTCCTGGGCGGTGGCGATGGCCTCGCCGTGCGCGAGATCCTCAAGTACAAGAACATCGAAGCCGTGACGCTGGTGGACCTCGATCCCGCGATCACGAAGCTCTTTACCGAGTCGCCAGCGATGCGCGCGCTGAACCACGACTCGCTGAACGACCCGAAGGTGAAGGTCGTTAATGCCGACGCCTTCATCTGGCTCGAGAACTCGCGCGACTTCTTCGATTTCGTCGTGATCGACTTCCCCGATCCCAGCAACCACTCGCTGGGCAAGCTCTACACCACGTCGTTCTACTCGATGCTGAAGCGCCGCCTCTCCGCGAAGGGGATGGCGGTGATCCAGTCCACCTCGCCGCTCTACGCGCGCAAGTCGTACTGGTGCGTGGTGACGACTCTCGAGGAAGCCGGCTTCGAGGTCACGCCCTTCCATGCGCTGGTGCCGTCGTTCGGCGAATGGGGCTTCATCATCGCCTCGCAGGAGCCGTGGATCCCGCCCGCGAAGTACGACGTGCCGGGCCTGCGCTTCATCACGCCCGAGATCCACGCCGCGCTGCTCGCCTTCCCCAAGGACATGGAGCGCGTGCCCACCGAAGTGAACCGCCTCAACAACCACGCGCTCGTCCGCTACTTCGAATCCGAGTGGCGCCGCGGCCCCGCCCAATAAAGGGGTCAGACCACTTTATTCATCGCTGTTCGAATAAAGTGGTCTGACCCCTTTATTGTTCTTCCATGCAACG includes the following:
- a CDS encoding polyamine aminopropyltransferase, coding for MSEPVTPAQAGAQTPPLPGEVLTRALLGSVFVIAACGLVYELIAAAASTYLLGDSVTQFSVVIGIYLAAMGVGSYVSKYVTSGLIVRFIDVELMIAVLGGFSAAVMFLSFAYAGPGFRVVLYGIVVLVGMLVGLEIPLVMRILRDRLGFKDLVAQVLTFDYLGALGVSIAFPLLLAPRLGLIRTAFLFGLMNAVVAAWAAWVFRDRLAGRASGVAARCAVVIALLLGGFMFSEELTKLSEDRLYVDQIVHAESSRAQRIVVTRWRDDWRLYLNGNLQFSSMDEYRYHEALVHPALATMPHARRALVLGGGDGLAVREILKYKNIEAVTLVDLDPAITKLFTESPAMRALNHDSLNDPKVKVVNADAFIWLENSRDFFDFVVIDFPDPSNHSLGKLYTTSFYSMLKRRLSAKGMAVIQSTSPLYARKSYWCVVTTLEEAGFEVTPFHALVPSFGEWGFIIASQEPWIPPAKYDVPGLRFITPEIHAALLAFPKDMERVPTEVNRLNNHALVRYFESEWRRGPAQ